Below is a window of Drosophila willistoni isolate 14030-0811.24 chromosome XR unlocalized genomic scaffold, UCI_dwil_1.1 Seg144, whole genome shotgun sequence DNA.
ACTAATTGGCCAGGCAAATGTTGCAAGAGgaaatttacttttaataatatggtgaaaaataaattttgtgctAAATTGTCAACAttaacagcaacatcaacagtatcaaagcaacagcaacaacaacgtcaaaatgaaaaaaataaacaacaacaataatacaaGTATACATATAGCCAGTTGACTATAGACCACATTTATCATTTGGCTTGgttgaagttgttgttgttgctgctgctgctgctggtgctggtgtTGCTGGTGTTGGCTGCTACCGTTTTTGGTTTGCACGCTTTTGACCTGAACCTGAGCAATGCGCGtgccagcaacaacatcagcaactgAAACAATGGCAACACGAATCATTGCCAAGTTTAGATCTTATCTTTTGCTTAAAGCAGGTAAAAGTGTTGACTTTTTGCttgaatgcaaaaaaaaaaagaaaaacgaaaagtaaaaaaaagagttgttccttttttctttttgcttccgttttgaaataattgaaatttcaaaatattgtttttttatatattttgttttgttttttttttgggttttgctCTACACAAAAATACTTCATTAATTGATGCCCTTTCGCCAACGAAAAAACATTATACAAGACACGCCCTAAAAACATGTTGCAACTCACAAGTGCCACTTTGGGGCTGTCCTCATCCTTCCTACCTACTCTACCTCTCCCCGCCTCCGGTCCACCCCACCCCCATTCTATGGTGTCTtgtctgttgtcgttgtttAATGCGTTTTTAAAGTGCCTGCACTATACGCCCCATGGGCGTTGGAAATTTGTGCCGTTATTTGTTGGCAATTAGCTTGGCGAATGTCAGAAATGAACTCGGCCACACTTTGTCGCACACAGCTGTCatacaaaatgcaaatgtaCAACTCACAAGCCTCTTGGAATCGGACAGCTTTTTGGCAGGCAAACTGCACAGATACATAAATCAGTTGTCACTCGCAATGTTTGTGCGTTTCATCATTAATTTTTGTCAATGCCCAATTAAAATATGAAATGTTTCACAATATATGACAGGCCCCAAAGAGACCAGAAAGTTTATTAGTGACTCTAAAACTAATGATTTCCGTCTTTCTAAGTAATTTACAGATTTACTGTCTCCAGCTTGATCAGTCATTAGAATTAAAGTAATGAGAGAACAAAGAGAGctatatattctatatttaCCTTGTTGTAAACCTCTTATACTACTACAAGCAGGTATATAAGCATTCAAACTAAGCGTTAACTAAACTAATTTAGGCTTTATTTCTTAGTCGGCCAATTGCTTTGCCCAATGATCTGGAATTTTCACTTCAGAAATCTCTCCCAGATCTAACATAAAGACATCTCCATTTTTGCTGTTTTCAATGGCTTTTACCAGATTTCTGGCACAATCCTCAGCTGTTTGACGTCTTATTTTTGAGACTATGAAATGTATTGGGGTCTCgaaatcaaaaattgttttgcttgTCATGTCATCAAGAAGCGAAGTTTCAGTCAATCCTGGACAAATAGTAACAAAGGATACGCCAAAATGCTCCAAGTAGAAAGGGGCCTTAAATAAAGTGAGAACAACTTGATTAAAGGCAGAATCCTTCCACTAAAGATTAGGGACTTACAGCTAATGATCGTGTAAAACAGGTGACAGCAGCTTTACTTGCCGCACAAATCGGATAGAGAGGCTCCGGTTGTAGACCCACAACTGATGAAATGTTGACAATCATTCCACCCCGACCACCTTTAGATATGCTCATATAATCCAGAGCAATTAAGGTGCTATGAATAACACCCAACTGAAAGTGAATTAAAtatatgatttaaatataGTTCAGATAATAATTTCGATTGCATAccaaattaatttcaatggTCGGATTAATAAGTTGATCATTCAAACAGCCACTTCCATTGATAATAAGATCAAAGTATTCTAAACGTTGACTTGCCATCTTATAGGCAGCTTCTATATCACTTTTTTCTATTATATTCACTTTTTGATGAAAAATTTCAGTGCTAGGAAATGATTTTTGCCATTCTGCTAATATTTCATCATTCTCTGCCAAATCAAATATAGCAAGAGACTAAAAATACACgaatattatatatttgattaggtacatacatatatacttatcaTCACATCCGACTGACCTTTAATTGCTTTTCTAGTAGCTCTGAAATACATTTCTGACCTATGCCACCAAAACCACCGAAATAGATGACATTTTTATCAGTTAAGTTCATGTTGTTGGCTTCACATTCAATTCTTCACTGAACTCAGAACGATTAGGTTCAGTTTTAGATTACTTTACTTACCATATGCTTGATTCTCAAcacttttttaaatatatatgacTCTAATTGATTCCAAAACAAAGGCTTATATCTATAATTAAAGGCTCATGCAAAACCGTCAAGGACTAAGCCAAAAAAGTGGTCAACCTCACCTTTATTACTATGGGCCAATTACccttaattattaatatacatatacactcaaattaaagtttataaataaaaataaatcatttgAGTTTAATCATCAAATTGATGTACCCAATGATTaggtattttcacttccgtAATAGTACCCAACTCTAGCATAAGGACATCACCATTTTTGCCCTCTTCAATGGCCTTTACTAAACTTCTGGCACACTCTTCAGCCTTTTGACGTTTTATTTTGGGGGCTATTTTATGCAATGGAGTCTCAAAAtcgaaaattgttttgctAGACAAATCATCTAGAAGGCCAGTATCCGTCATGCCAGGACAAATTGTAATGAAAGATACACCAAATCGTTCATAATAGAAAGAAACctgtaattaaaatatatttgttatatatttcctttaccaaatttgattagtGAAGCTTACACCCAGGGAACGTGTGAAACAGGTGACAGCAGTTTTGCTTGCCGCATACACTGGAAATAGGGGAGATGGTTGCAGGCCGACAACTGATGAAATATTTACAATGAGTCCACCTCGACCTTTTTTCGACTTATCCATATATTCCAAGGCAGTCAATGTACTGTTAATGACACCCATCTAAAATTTAGTCAACATTGTTTACCAAACTTTATGTGCCGCgtagttagttagttaattACCAAATTAATATCCACAGACAGCTCAATGAGGCGATCATTCATAATGCCACTTCCATTGACTATGACATCAAAGTAATCCAAACGTTGACTTGCTGCCTTGTAAGCAGCTTCTATATCAGATTTCTTGGTGACATCGACCTTCTGGTAAAAAATGTCCGTATTGGGAAATTTCTTTTGCCATTCGTCCAAGATTTTAGTATTCTCTGTCAAATCGAATATAGCTAAGGCCtgaaagaaatttaattttatgaaCTTTGTTTGGCTATTGACTATGCGAAAACTGACCTTCAATTGTTTTTCGAGTAGCTGAGCTATACATTTTTGACCTATTCCACCAAAACCGCCGaaataaataacatttttttcaaCTAAATTCATCTTAATGCTGTCACGATCAATCGTCGACTGAATTGTCAAGACAAAGATTAAATTTGCTACAATTTTTAGCAGccagttttattttatttttaccaAATGTGTGCTTGAGTCTTATCATTTTGTTCTAGTTATGACTCTGACTGATTACCGGGGGGTCCAAGTCGAATCATTGGACTTTAGTGGCGTTCTATATACAAAGTCACAGCATCtggttctttttctttttgtttgtgctGTTTTATTGCTGTTATGAGATTAGTTTGTTGTTAAAATTATTCAAACAAAATACAATgtcaaaacaatttttttcttatatatgGTTATTTTTGATAACATCAACTTTGTATTAATAATTTAGATTGCACTTTTGCCAAGTCATTATATCTATACAAAATGTGCATGCGTCAACTGTAGAATAGAATTATCTCAATTAAGAGTTGTTCGAGAATACTTCTTTGGAAGTTTTAGACCTTGataagtttgttttttaaaaaagagCTAGATTATGTATACTTAAATGGCATTAATAAGAAAAGTCATAGATAAAAGAAATGTACATGGTAATGTCTCTCTCGATGAAAGTAGATTTTAAAATGTCTGTGTTAAGTTTTGTATTTAAgccacatatatgtatgtatcttgaGCTCTTAAAGTAACATTGAACTGCTTATTATTTGTGTCCTTTCCAATTTTCATTCATGTAATTAAAGACTCAATTTATTGACTAGTTTTTTTCTGCCTCCCTTATCTGTGTGTAAGATTAATCTAAGCTAGTTAGTTTAAGGAGAAAGCTTTAAGActacattcattcattcatttattcacTTGACttaatttttggaaatttatttcatttgattttcaCTTGACTCTCTGGTCCTGGGGCCAAGCCAAAAACTTCAATCAAGTAACACACAGTGAGTAAGCGTGCATgggtgtgagagagagaaagagacagagcgacaacttaattgaattttctctTCAAGCTGTTCGCTAGAAAACTTTTGTGGCATTTCTCACAGCCCCCGCTCTTCCCTGCTCTTCTCCAAAGACATACCAATTCTATTGCCACAACCGCTTCCACTTGCTGCAGTAGTTGCAGTAGTTTCTAGTCACCGCAacattttacatatgcattttattttgtagaaTTTATATTCAAGTGTTGGAGCTAAACAATTATTGGCTGTCGTTCTATGAACtagaaaatttgcatatttcatTCGAGTTTTTGCCTTTGACCAACAGTCTTTAGTCTCATGGCAATATGTCAGTGTAAATTTTGATGACTGACAGAGATTGTCTGGCTCCCTTTTTATAACCCGGCCCAGTCTCTGAACTCCCCCAGCTCGCCCGCTCTTTAGAATGTCAGAGACGTGCCATGGATGCattgatttttgcattttcatttgaaaaacagaaaatcatatttcaattaaagCCCGAAAATAGCCAACTGGTAATAATCGAAAAATGGATTACAAAAGGTTTACCCATTCCACGTTGCCAGATTGATTTTGATACAAATGAATGGAAACTGGGATAGAACAAATTTGGGGTTTGAGGTTTTTTGGGGGGGGGGCTGTCAGTGTTTTGAACGTTGGcaatttgaaacaaaatttTCGGCAATTTACCGAACGAGGCatacaaatttgtttgttttgcttaaAGAGAAAAGCAAACCAGTAAAATTGCCCATATCACATTGGACCCATGTATTGACAGAAAACTGACAAAAAGGATTCCACCAAATGTGTCATGTTtgataaaaagtaaaatagaAATAGTACAAAAACAGCAGGGTAATTGTGCGTTGACTATTATTTGTCTAACCGATGTTTGATTACACTTATCTTTGGCGAATTCAAAGCAGAGGGATAGGATGTAAATGAGATTCTTTCTTTTAGATGTTGTGGCACTTCAAAAACTGAGGAAAATGGTGCTTTATTCGTTTTAAAGATctgaataaaaattttaactttttgaaaaggaCTATCATAGTCGAATATTAATCCATATACTAGTCCTAGAAGAAGTATCCTGGCAAAGTAAAATACCCGCCtattttgcaagggtatacaaaaaatGTGCGGGGGATGAGGTGAAAATATCGGCGAGGTGACACTGGTCGTGATGGAGGTGACTGCTGTAGGTGGTTGACGTTGGGTAGGAGATGAACCGCATGCTCTCTCGCCTGTCTGTCATGGGTTAATTTCGCATGCAAATAATGTCACGTGTTGTATTGCCATTTTGAATGGGAGAACTTGATTAAAATTCAATGCGACGTTAATTAAATTCTGTCAATGCAATTTACACGAACAATTTTTATACTCACTCTACGCTCCAGTTTCACACCTTCTCTTGATCACAGTTCTTTTTGATGATATGTTTGTTGCAAGTTGAGtgggaaaaatgaaaaagtgcGCAAATTTGTTGAGTACTCTTTAAGGCAGTATTTATCACTAGTTCATACAGTCTCTTAGAGTATCTCTCTTTTCTCTATTTTTGCTTTCGTCGCACCTACGacatcattttagtttagtgGCTCACGTGGCGTATGAGCAATAAATTACAAGACTTGCTCTTGGAAAAagtttgttattgttgtaaGGTTGAGTCTCTCTGTTCTCTACTGTTGAGACGGAATTCCGGTTGCATTGTGCCGCCGTTAAGTCTAGACAAAGCAATCATAAATAATTTCTGCataaagacgtaataatttgcCTTTCGCATCACCCTCACCTATCCCCTACCCCCATGACACTACTCTGCAATCTTCTACTCCTTCTCTGACTCTCACTCTggccaaatattttgttattaaatgaaattgcaaTGTTTGGCCGCTGACCACGATGAATGCAAAAGGTCTGCTTTCCGTTCCCGCAATTCCCGCTCGCCCCCTTGGGGCTTCAGGACGAACTACTCATTATGAGTGCAAGCGGtagaaaaacatttaaagGGAGAGAAGGgcggaaaaaaaaataaggaaaatgttgACTTGCTTCTGCGTTTTCCACTCCTGTCTGGGAATTTCATTTTTGGGGCGGCTAACTTGTTAGAGGATGCATAGGGGTTGACTATTGGGAGAAGGGTAGATGGGAgaatggagcagcagcaggttTGGTCAGTCCTCGTTTCACTTTTGCGTGTTGTTAAACGTTTTTATGAATTGTTCTTGTTGGAGTTGTTGTTATGATGCGGTTACCACTTGTCCGGCTGGGGAAAACTAGCTACTCTGCCGTACTCTGAAGTTGTCCACGGATCTAAAGGGATGTTGTGCGTGTGTTTACATGTGTATACCCTAAACTTTCTAAGGTATATgagaagagaaagaaaagaaacataaaTGATTAAGCTTTTTGCGGAATAAATCAGAAAGTCGTTGTTGTGCGTCTGATAATAATAAAGAGTATAGAGAAATCGTGGTAACATAAAGCTCTATGTTACGCTTGGGCCAACTTATTGTGCTTTCTTTCCCAGTGTGTGTGTCGGccatttaatgaaattttaaacatttttgtgtTCCAATAATGAAATGCTTAGGGTTTTGTTCAACCAATGACAATGGGGAATacactctctctccctctctttctctctctttctttttctctgtCTCGCTTGCTTTCTCTAGCTGTCTCGTCCATCAATTTCCAATCAGCTTAAAGTCCTTCTTGAGAGTTTAAACTGTGTAATGGTTCTGTGTGCATGAATATTCTTGTACATGAATGACAAAAATTTGCCagtacttttttttgtaagaaGGTGCGATCCCAAAACTAGACAGACGAGAGACGGAGATGAGTGAACGGGAGGCGGCTGGAGAGAACTCGTTAAAAGTTGCCACTTTTCCCACGTCGAactcaactggaaaagtttgCCATAAATAATGTCCTGGCCCTACGTCAATAttaacaagcaacaacaaggaCGCCGCCGTCGACGGCGACAACGATGACTAAAAAACTTTCGAGCACTTCAATAAACAAAGTGACAACTTAGCCCTTACTTTATTCCCCCTCTTACCTCTCGTCCCAGCCCCACCACCTATCTGTTTCTATCGTTTTGCTTCTCTTTGCCATTTGGATTACCTGTAACAGTTTATTGATGTTGGCTTTTTAGCATTTTGAGCGGAGTGTAGGGTGGGGGAAGCCAGCAAGCGACAAGCGACatgaataataaaaatttcgtggcaaatggaaaatgtcaaaataatTTCTACTAAAAATGCCCgccagttgttgttgtcgttgttgttttggCTCCTGTGGTTGCTCCTTTACTTTGGTCTACCCGCAGGGCATTCGTCTTTCATATCCGGCTTTGAACTTCCGCCTCATGCCGCCCACCGAAAAATGAAGGGAAATTGATTTTTGGCTAGGCTAAAGACATtcaaagagacagagagagagagagtgagccTGAGATTACAGGGTGGCCTAGGCGTCATGTTAATTAAGTGCTAgttcttcttttcttctttagTTTCACTTCTTTTTAAAGCCATGAAATATTAATCACCGCATTTCAAGTCAACTCAAGGACAGAGCCTAGTAACCTGAATAAACTGAAAGATGaggcgagagagagagagacagagtggggcagagagagtgagagggtAGATAGGTCGCTGAGCTGACATATGTGAGCAGAGTTAATTAACTGGTGTGCTAACTAGGCAAACTCACACACCCCCAACACACTctacacccacacccacacacacacacatccaaaCACATTTCCTTTTGATAAGAGCTGAAAAATGTGACTTAATGAAGTGCAAAATATGCACAGATTTTCTATGGGTTATATACTATAAGTATACATATGAACACAATAAGGCAGAAAGAGATCGCTCACATAGAGATAAAGCTCGTTGTGGTTGTAATTTGAATTAAAGTCATggtatatgtaaaatttttgtCTCTTTAATGTGGCAAAGTTAATCAATTTTATTGAACTTTTCACTATGGATGAGTCGAGgttttaaatatgaaatgtGAGAATAGTCAAAGCTTACAAAGGGGTTGGATGATGAtgccaaatttggtagttCGAAACGGTTAACCATCAGCCTTTATACTTTATTCCAATAGGTTTGTAAgtataaatagttttttatgCCAAGTCCATTGCAAATCGAGCAGATACACTTGGATAACGTTTTAaagataaatattaaattattctTGCACAAGCTATATTTCTCAAACAAGTAATTAGATGAGGATATTTAGTAGATTGTTGATTACTTGtctttgcatttttattaaaaatacagtaagcaaatatataaaa
It encodes the following:
- the LOC6638760 gene encoding alcohol dehydrogenase 1: MNLTDKNVIYFGGFGGIGQKCISELLEKQLKSLAIFDLAENDEILAEWQKSFPSTEIFHQKVNIIEKSDIEAAYKMASQRLEYFDLIINGSGCLNDQLINPTIEINLLGVIHSTLIALDYMSISKGGRGGMIVNISSVVGLQPEPLYPICAASKAAVTCFTRSLAAPFYLEHFGVSFVTICPGLTETSLLDDMTSKTIFDFETPIHFIVSKIRRQTAEDCARNLVKAIENSKNGDVFMLDLGEISEVKIPDHWAKQLAD
- the LOC6638801 gene encoding alcohol dehydrogenase 1, coding for MNLVEKNVIYFGGFGGIGQKCIAQLLEKQLKALAIFDLTENTKILDEWQKKFPNTDIFYQKVDVTKKSDIEAAYKAASQRLDYFDVIVNGSGIMNDRLIELSVDINLMGVINSTLTALEYMDKSKKGRGGLIVNISSVVGLQPSPLFPVYAASKTAVTCFTRSLGVSFYYERFGVSFITICPGMTDTGLLDDLSSKTIFDFETPLHKIAPKIKRQKAEECARSLVKAIEEGKNGDVLMLELGTITEVKIPNHWVHQFDD